The proteins below come from a single Streptomyces sp. MRC013 genomic window:
- a CDS encoding alpha/beta hydrolase, giving the protein MPDPAARDAAEEASALSHPAVDPDSTASYGAHPDQVVDFHAPRGRGGRVPLVVVLHGGAWRTRYDRRHVSPFADHLARRGFAVASVEYRRGAGLPAPGGTEPVAGRWPETFDDVAAVLDALPALAAEHLPRADPRRTVVTGHSAGGHLALWAAARHVLPAGSPWRRPEPPELRGVVALAPIAHFGRAVELDVCGGAVAQLLGGGDRFAERAASADPAALLPTGIATTVVQGREDSVVPLPVAEAYAEAAARAGETVGLTVLDGVGHFPLIDPAADACAVVAEEIAQLAW; this is encoded by the coding sequence ATGCCCGACCCCGCCGCCCGCGACGCCGCCGAGGAGGCGTCGGCCCTGTCGCACCCGGCCGTCGACCCCGACTCCACCGCCTCGTACGGCGCGCACCCCGACCAGGTCGTGGACTTCCACGCGCCCCGGGGCCGGGGCGGCCGGGTCCCGCTCGTCGTCGTCCTGCACGGCGGTGCCTGGCGGACGCGGTACGACCGGCGGCACGTCTCCCCCTTCGCGGACCACCTCGCCCGCCGCGGGTTCGCCGTCGCCAGCGTCGAGTACCGGCGCGGTGCCGGCCTCCCCGCGCCCGGGGGCACGGAACCGGTGGCGGGGCGGTGGCCCGAGACGTTCGACGACGTGGCGGCGGTGCTGGACGCGCTGCCCGCACTGGCCGCCGAGCACCTGCCGCGGGCGGATCCGCGCCGCACGGTCGTCACCGGCCACTCCGCCGGGGGCCACCTCGCGCTGTGGGCCGCCGCCCGGCACGTCCTGCCGGCCGGTTCGCCGTGGCGGCGGCCGGAGCCGCCCGAGCTGCGCGGGGTCGTCGCGCTCGCGCCGATCGCGCACTTCGGGCGGGCGGTGGAGCTGGACGTGTGCGGTGGCGCCGTGGCGCAGCTCCTGGGCGGCGGCGACCGGTTCGCGGAGCGGGCCGCTTCGGCGGACCCGGCCGCCCTGCTGCCCACGGGCATCGCCACCACCGTCGTGCAGGGCCGCGAGGACAGCGTGGTGCCGCTGCCGGTCGCCGAGGCGTACGCCGAGGCGGCCGCGCGGGCGGGCGAGACGGTCGGGCTGACCGTCCTGGAC
- the kynU gene encoding kynureninase — MSDLIRNTDGRDTPAPTAPAPAARAAELDAADPLAERRDLFALDDGVVYLDGNSLGALPRHVPARMAHVVAHEWGELRIRSWEESGWWTAPERIGERIAPLVGAAPGQVVVGDSTSVNVFKALVGAVRLAGDGRDEIVVDATTFPTDGYIAESAARMTGRRLVPVAPGDVPAAVGPRTAAALVNHVDYRTGRLHDLPGITAAVREAGALAVWDLCHSAGALPVDLDANGVDLAVGCTYKYLNGGPGAPAYLYVAERHQRRFDSPLPGWNSHADPFAMSPGYAAADGARRGRVGTPDILSMLALEAALDVWDGVSVHEVRAKSLALTDFFLECVRAYVPEGRLTSLTPAAHAERGSQVALACEDAPAVMARLIERGVVGDLRRPDVLRFGFTPLYVGFADTERAARVLAEVCAGR, encoded by the coding sequence ATGTCTGACCTCATCCGGAACACCGACGGCCGCGACACCCCGGCCCCGACCGCTCCGGCCCCGGCGGCGCGGGCCGCCGAGCTGGACGCCGCCGACCCGCTGGCGGAGCGGCGCGACCTGTTCGCGCTCGACGACGGCGTGGTCTACCTCGACGGCAACTCGCTCGGCGCGCTGCCCCGCCACGTACCGGCCCGGATGGCGCACGTCGTCGCCCACGAGTGGGGCGAGCTGCGCATCCGCTCGTGGGAGGAGAGCGGCTGGTGGACCGCGCCCGAGCGGATCGGCGAGCGGATCGCCCCGCTCGTCGGCGCGGCGCCCGGTCAGGTCGTCGTCGGCGACTCGACCAGCGTGAACGTCTTCAAGGCGCTGGTCGGGGCGGTGCGCCTGGCCGGCGACGGCCGGGACGAGATCGTCGTGGACGCGACGACGTTCCCCACGGACGGGTACATCGCCGAGTCCGCCGCCCGGATGACCGGCCGCCGCCTGGTGCCCGTCGCACCCGGCGACGTGCCGGCCGCGGTCGGCCCGCGCACGGCCGCCGCGCTCGTCAACCACGTCGACTACCGCACCGGCCGCCTCCACGACCTGCCCGGCATCACCGCCGCCGTGCGGGAGGCGGGCGCCCTCGCGGTGTGGGACCTGTGCCACAGCGCGGGCGCCCTCCCCGTCGACCTGGACGCCAACGGCGTGGACCTGGCCGTCGGCTGCACGTACAAGTACCTCAACGGCGGGCCCGGCGCCCCCGCGTACCTGTACGTCGCCGAGCGCCACCAGCGGCGCTTCGACTCGCCGCTGCCCGGCTGGAACTCCCACGCGGACCCGTTCGCGATGTCCCCCGGCTACGCGGCGGCGGACGGCGCGCGGCGCGGCAGGGTCGGTACGCCCGACATCCTGTCGATGCTGGCGCTGGAGGCGGCGCTCGACGTGTGGGACGGGGTGTCGGTGCACGAGGTGCGGGCCAAGAGCCTCGCGCTGACGGACTTCTTCCTGGAGTGCGTCCGCGCGTACGTCCCCGAGGGGCGGCTCACCTCCCTCACCCCGGCCGCGCACGCGGAGCGCGGCAGCCAGGTCGCGCTGGCCTGCGAGGACGCGCCCGCCGTCATGGCGCGGCTGATCGAGCGCGGCGTCGTGGGCGACCTGCGCCGCCCCGACGTGCTGCGTTTCGGCTTCACCCCGCTGTACGTGGGCTTCGCCGACACCGAGCGCGCGGCCCGCGTGCTCGCGGAGGTGTGCGCCGGGCGGTAG
- a CDS encoding tryptophan 2,3-dioxygenase family protein: protein MSTSPTTPAGPETGSDTPNLDFAGTTPYEDYVRADVLTHLQHPRSDDPGEMVFLVTTQVMELWFTVIVHEWETAGRALREDRIPDAMAALRRSAHELEALNASWNPIARLTPGQFNRYRSALGEGSGFQSAMYRRMEFLLGDKSASMLVPHRGAPRVHAELEKALAEPSLYDEVLRLLARRGLPVPAEVLERDLTQRYEPSQRIEEVWAELYAAPEDHRDLVDLGEALTDVAELVWRWRNDHLVATRRAMGSKTGTGGSAGVAWLEKRAGRNVFPELWTARSHV, encoded by the coding sequence ATGTCTACTTCGCCTACCACCCCTGCCGGCCCCGAGACCGGTTCGGACACGCCGAACCTGGACTTCGCGGGCACCACGCCCTACGAGGACTACGTCCGGGCGGACGTCCTCACCCACCTCCAGCACCCGCGCTCCGACGACCCCGGAGAGATGGTGTTCCTGGTGACCACCCAGGTGATGGAGTTGTGGTTCACCGTCATCGTCCACGAGTGGGAGACCGCGGGCCGCGCGCTGCGCGAGGACCGGATCCCCGACGCGATGGCCGCCCTGCGCCGCTCGGCGCACGAGCTGGAGGCGCTGAACGCCTCCTGGAACCCGATCGCCCGCCTCACGCCCGGGCAGTTCAACCGGTACCGGTCCGCGCTCGGCGAGGGCTCCGGCTTCCAGTCGGCGATGTACCGCCGCATGGAGTTCCTGCTGGGTGACAAGTCCGCCTCCATGCTGGTCCCGCACCGCGGCGCGCCGCGCGTCCACGCCGAGCTGGAGAAGGCGCTCGCCGAGCCCAGCCTGTACGACGAGGTGCTGCGGCTGCTGGCGCGGCGCGGCCTGCCCGTGCCGGCGGAGGTCCTGGAGCGGGACCTGACGCAGCGGTACGAGCCGTCGCAGCGGATCGAGGAGGTCTGGGCCGAGCTGTACGCCGCCCCGGAGGACCACCGTGACCTGGTCGACCTGGGCGAGGCGCTCACCGACGTGGCCGAGCTCGTGTGGCGCTGGCGCAACGACCACCTGGTCGCCACCCGCCGTGCGATGGGCTCCAAGACCGGCACGGGCGGCTCCGCCGGGGTCGCCTGGCTGGAGAAGCGGGCCGGCAGGAACGTGTTCCCCGAGCTGTGGACGGCCCGCAGCCATGTCTGA
- a CDS encoding FtsX-like permease family protein, protein MYEDMTRKSEARSPRVLEGHPAEKPIALWKPGFDVVDGLQYSVISVVPLSADAPPPPGVKAWPGPGEAVLSPALAEVGAVEGITDRLGRDAGRISEAGLSTPSERLAYVRPSEPLVDEEGMFTITGYGAPGPLVGDPLFVEPLELFALAVVGLMIFPAGVLVVIAARVGGEARDRRAALLDALGASSTARALVNLGEAGLPVVLGAALGLGGLVALVAAGATLPFTDFVVPAETTRTATVPLVLTALACVLLVLLVVIVLHRHNTSHPTTRPGGGSRRMPRWWPALFPVALLLATRGPGLLAADSPRLFLAVYFVGVLTVFATLPSVLALAAAALGRLLTRIGRRYGGRGTLIAGRWLVAQPGVTARLVAGFVVAIGLIGQVQLNTSRLSEPMIAAKATAERVGTSVVTVATPRGDTRTPAFLADVPKDVAVFSLRTGPVPDGTVQSVLQAPCEQLRVIHRACSKNSSPATVVDRDNRLAELARWHAPSGQIQLREGPLLGKVSAEESSQLVLMSVSGKDLDVAAVKRAANRHLAMATVVEAPGGGWLSSSLLRESRVNWIMLLGCFALIVVGLAIGLNSIAEFLRHSRSFAPLGVLTGRRGLFVSVAAWVLLMPTVLAAVIGAVVYLWLSGPYTDPVVGAQLSWPVLGYLMGGVLILSAGIWGCGAWSSARGASHWRPAAD, encoded by the coding sequence GTGTACGAAGACATGACGCGGAAGTCAGAAGCGCGCAGCCCGCGTGTGCTTGAAGGGCATCCCGCCGAGAAGCCCATCGCCTTGTGGAAGCCGGGCTTCGATGTGGTGGACGGCCTGCAGTACTCCGTGATTTCGGTGGTTCCACTGTCCGCTGATGCCCCTCCGCCACCCGGTGTGAAGGCCTGGCCCGGCCCAGGCGAGGCAGTGCTGTCACCGGCCCTTGCGGAGGTCGGCGCGGTGGAAGGGATCACGGACCGGCTGGGACGAGACGCGGGTCGAATCAGCGAGGCCGGTCTCTCCACCCCCTCGGAACGACTGGCCTACGTTCGACCCTCCGAGCCCCTGGTCGACGAGGAGGGGATGTTCACGATCACCGGTTACGGTGCCCCGGGCCCCCTCGTGGGCGATCCCCTGTTCGTCGAGCCCCTGGAGCTGTTCGCGCTCGCCGTCGTCGGTCTCATGATCTTCCCCGCCGGAGTGCTCGTGGTGATCGCGGCCAGGGTGGGCGGCGAGGCGCGGGACCGAAGGGCGGCCTTGCTGGACGCTCTCGGCGCCAGTTCGACGGCCCGGGCGCTGGTCAACTTGGGCGAAGCGGGGCTTCCGGTCGTCCTCGGCGCGGCGCTCGGCCTCGGAGGGCTCGTGGCCCTGGTCGCAGCGGGTGCCACCCTTCCGTTCACGGATTTCGTCGTCCCCGCCGAGACCACCCGCACCGCCACCGTACCGCTGGTGCTGACGGCCCTCGCGTGCGTTCTGTTGGTCCTTCTCGTAGTGATCGTGTTGCACCGGCACAACACGTCGCACCCCACCACCCGACCCGGAGGTGGAAGCCGCAGGATGCCCCGCTGGTGGCCCGCGCTCTTTCCGGTGGCACTACTGCTCGCGACCAGAGGTCCCGGACTCCTCGCGGCCGACAGCCCGAGGTTGTTCCTGGCCGTCTACTTCGTGGGAGTGCTGACCGTGTTCGCTACCCTGCCGTCCGTTCTCGCTCTGGCAGCCGCTGCCCTGGGACGACTTCTCACGCGGATCGGACGCCGGTACGGCGGCAGGGGCACTCTGATCGCCGGACGGTGGCTGGTCGCACAACCCGGTGTCACCGCCCGGCTGGTCGCCGGATTCGTCGTCGCCATCGGTCTGATCGGCCAGGTCCAGCTCAACACGAGTCGCTTGAGCGAGCCCATGATCGCAGCCAAGGCGACAGCCGAACGCGTCGGCACGAGCGTCGTCACCGTCGCGACACCGCGGGGCGACACCCGCACGCCGGCCTTTCTCGCTGACGTACCCAAGGACGTGGCGGTGTTCTCCCTACGTACTGGACCGGTTCCCGACGGAACCGTACAGTCCGTGCTTCAGGCACCATGCGAGCAGCTCCGGGTCATCCACCGGGCGTGCAGCAAGAACAGCTCCCCGGCAACAGTCGTGGACCGTGACAACAGGCTGGCCGAACTCGCACGGTGGCACGCCCCCAGTGGGCAGATCCAGCTGAGGGAAGGTCCGCTCCTCGGCAAGGTGTCAGCCGAGGAATCCAGCCAACTGGTGCTCATGTCGGTGTCGGGGAAGGACCTGGATGTCGCCGCGGTGAAGCGGGCGGCCAACCGCCACCTCGCCATGGCGACCGTGGTGGAGGCTCCCGGCGGGGGCTGGCTGAGCAGCTCCCTGCTCCGCGAGTCCCGGGTGAACTGGATCATGCTTCTCGGCTGCTTCGCGCTGATCGTCGTTGGTCTGGCCATCGGTCTCAACAGCATCGCCGAGTTCCTCCGTCACAGCAGGTCCTTCGCCCCGCTCGGCGTACTCACGGGGCGTCGCGGACTCTTTGTCTCGGTCGCGGCGTGGGTCCTGCTCATGCCCACCGTTCTCGCGGCCGTCATCGGGGCGGTCGTGTACCTCTGGCTCTCCGGTCCCTACACAGACCCTGTGGTCGGCGCACAGCTGTCGTGGCCGGTACTCGGCTACCTCATGGGTGGCGTGCTGATCCTCAGTGCTGGAATCTGGGGATGTGGGGCCTGGTCATCGGCGCGAGGTGCCTCCCACTGGCGTCCGGCCGCAGACTGA
- a CDS encoding ABC transporter ATP-binding protein, which translates to MSDRGAAVTAMSRSTEGTGRPSLDVHGLSCRIGDRQLLESAEFDVAVGESVAVMGPSGSGKSTLLACLLGLVKPQEGTVSVAGTDITGLGRRELARHRRDHMGVVFQFGELLPELTPVENVALAALLASVPHTEAYAHAATLLKELGVPADSTPTAQLSGGERQRVAVARALINKPTILLADEPTGALDIRNRDAVAELLFSVPHRWGCALLVVTHDIEIANRADRCLVLSDGRLILTDEAGGEA; encoded by the coding sequence ATGTCAGACAGAGGGGCCGCCGTTACGGCCATGAGCCGGAGCACGGAGGGAACGGGTAGGCCCTCCCTCGACGTGCATGGACTGTCCTGCCGGATCGGGGACCGGCAACTGCTCGAGAGCGCCGAATTCGACGTGGCGGTCGGTGAGTCCGTAGCGGTCATGGGACCCAGCGGGAGCGGCAAGAGCACTCTGCTTGCGTGTCTTCTGGGGCTGGTCAAGCCCCAGGAGGGAACCGTGAGTGTGGCGGGCACGGACATCACCGGCCTGGGTCGGCGCGAGCTGGCGCGACACAGGCGCGACCACATGGGTGTGGTGTTCCAGTTCGGTGAACTGCTGCCGGAGCTCACACCGGTGGAGAACGTGGCGCTGGCCGCACTGCTGGCGAGCGTTCCGCACACCGAGGCGTACGCCCACGCAGCAACACTGCTGAAGGAGCTCGGTGTCCCCGCTGACAGCACTCCCACGGCTCAGCTCTCCGGGGGAGAAAGACAACGAGTCGCAGTGGCGCGAGCTCTGATCAACAAGCCCACGATTCTCCTCGCGGACGAACCGACGGGTGCCCTCGACATCCGCAACCGAGATGCCGTGGCCGAGCTGCTCTTCTCGGTTCCCCACCGCTGGGGCTGCGCGCTTCTGGTCGTCACCCACGACATCGAGATCGCCAACCGGGCTGATCGTTGTCTCGTACTGTCGGACGGGCGCCTGATCCTGACCGACGAGGCCGGCGGTGAGGCGTGA
- a CDS encoding transposase family protein: MLVYPSGLDLSSAHLRFLTARLRERRRAIGSRWRRLNAGRQALLALAHLRHGHPYAHLAAGFDIGTTTAYRYITEAVEVLAALAPSLAEAVRTASSKAFVLLDGTLLPIDRTAVDRPFYSGKHKKHGMNVQILTDPAGRLLGASPALPGAIHDIRAAREHGIIEALAEAGVPCWADKGYRGAGAAVRVPIWGRWERPSAGQQAVNRSHAKIRALVEPAIAGLKTWRLLRKIRCSTTRITRLVQAVLTLHLTSTN; the protein is encoded by the coding sequence ATGCTTGTCTACCCGTCCGGACTGGACCTGTCCAGCGCGCATCTTCGTTTCCTCACCGCCCGTCTTCGTGAACGCCGCCGTGCGATCGGCAGCCGGTGGCGTCGGCTGAACGCCGGCCGGCAGGCTCTGCTCGCGCTCGCCCACCTGCGCCACGGCCACCCGTACGCCCACCTCGCGGCCGGGTTCGATATCGGGACCACGACCGCCTACCGGTACATCACCGAGGCCGTGGAGGTCCTGGCCGCACTCGCTCCCAGCCTTGCCGAAGCAGTACGGACCGCATCGTCGAAGGCGTTCGTACTGCTGGACGGGACGCTGCTGCCGATCGACCGGACCGCTGTGGACCGGCCCTTCTACTCCGGAAAGCACAAGAAGCACGGCATGAACGTGCAGATCCTCACGGACCCGGCGGGCAGACTCCTGGGGGCCTCACCGGCCCTGCCAGGCGCCATCCACGACATCCGCGCCGCCCGCGAGCACGGCATCATCGAGGCTCTCGCCGAAGCCGGTGTCCCCTGCTGGGCGGACAAGGGCTACCGAGGAGCCGGAGCTGCAGTCCGTGTCCCCATCTGGGGCCGCTGGGAGCGGCCCTCTGCAGGTCAGCAGGCCGTCAACCGGTCCCACGCGAAGATCCGGGCCCTTGTCGAACCTGCCATCGCGGGTCTGAAGACCTGGCGCCTCCTGCGCAAGATACGTTGCTCGACCACCCGCATCACCCGCCTCGTCCAGGCAGTCCTCACCCTTCACCTCACCAGCACGAACTGA
- a CDS encoding transposase family protein: MVTYVAMLDVPRHVVEYVARLLAGHRRRIGTPKGSRALSPFRQAVFVLRWFREAGCVHCLARDAGISQATGYRYLHEAIDVLADQAPELHEVLDRCRARQMSHVVLDGTLVSCDRVAGTTEKGNDLWYSGKARHFAGNIQFVAAPDGTPLWVSDVEPGSVHGLRAARIHALPALYAAARAGLPTLADVGYTGAGKGIHTPFRPHPDIASPLAPDNRAHNRLLRGIRALGGIRALGERAAAELKQRWRALQHVTLSPSRIGRIAQAALVLNNSWK, encoded by the coding sequence TTGGTCACCTATGTTGCCATGCTCGACGTCCCGCGCCACGTGGTGGAATACGTGGCCCGGCTGCTGGCCGGCCACCGCCGCCGGATCGGCACCCCGAAGGGCTCCCGGGCGTTGAGCCCGTTCCGGCAGGCCGTCTTCGTGCTGCGCTGGTTCCGCGAGGCCGGCTGCGTGCACTGCCTGGCCCGCGATGCGGGAATCTCGCAGGCCACCGGCTACCGCTACCTCCACGAGGCAATCGACGTCCTGGCCGACCAGGCCCCCGAGCTGCATGAGGTGCTGGACCGCTGCCGCGCGCGGCAGATGAGCCACGTGGTGCTGGACGGCACCCTGGTCTCCTGCGACCGTGTCGCCGGGACTACCGAGAAGGGCAACGACCTGTGGTACTCCGGCAAGGCTCGGCACTTCGCCGGGAACATCCAGTTCGTGGCCGCACCCGACGGCACCCCGCTGTGGGTCTCCGACGTCGAACCCGGATCCGTCCACGGCCTGCGTGCCGCCCGCATCCATGCCCTGCCCGCCTTGTACGCGGCGGCCCGCGCCGGTCTGCCGACGCTGGCCGACGTCGGCTACACCGGCGCCGGCAAGGGCATCCACACCCCGTTCCGTCCGCACCCCGACATCGCTTCCCCGCTCGCGCCGGACAACCGCGCCCACAACCGGCTCCTGCGCGGCATCCGGGCCCTGGGCGGCATCCGGGCCCTGGGCGAACGGGCCGCCGCTGAACTCAAGCAGCGCTGGCGCGCGCTGCAGCACGTCACGCTCAGCCCCAGCCGGATCGGACGCATCGCCCAAGCCGCACTCGTCCTCAACAACTCATGGAAGTGA
- a CDS encoding recombinase family protein has protein sequence MRCPRRDVTRIYEGNDLSAYKHTTVRPESWQMLEDLKVGWIDGVVVWDIDRFTRRSREPEARVHEYGDAERGSTTSSSTPSPRRTSTSPRRAAGSSHGSRSPLSTSPRRAPHDVRRASTWGRRRRVGSPAAGHRTDGTAGAAGRWLRKKSTISVRR, from the coding sequence CTGCGTTGCCCGAGGCGGGATGTCACCAGGATTTACGAGGGCAACGACCTCTCCGCGTACAAGCACACGACGGTACGCCCCGAGTCCTGGCAGATGCTGGAAGACCTGAAGGTCGGGTGGATCGACGGTGTCGTCGTCTGGGACATCGATCGTTTCACACGCCGGTCGCGCGAACCGGAGGCACGGGTCCACGAGTACGGGGACGCCGAGCGCGGAAGTACCACCTCGTCTTCGACTCCGTCTCCGCGTCGAACATCGACCTCTCCACGCAGAGCGGCCGGTTCGTCGCACGGATCGAGGTCACCGTTGTCGACAAGTCCTCGGCGGGCGCCTCACGACGTACGACGCGCAAGCACCTGGGGCCGGCGACGCAGGGTAGGCTCCCCGGCGGCCGGGCACCGTACGGATGGAACTGCGGGGGCCGCAGGACGCTGGTTGCGGAAGAAATCGACGATTTCCGTAAGGCGGTAG
- a CDS encoding DUF3151 domain-containing protein: MTTHKNLLGGPEPTYLPENEEAYRLLNEGSRSPVEVVAKDPTFSLAWAMLADDAFEAGRVIESYAYARTGYHRGLDALRRAGWKGHGPIPWEHRANRGFLRCLAALARAAGEINEKDETERCWQFLKDSSTEAYAELKR; encoded by the coding sequence ATGACGACGCACAAGAACCTGCTCGGTGGCCCGGAGCCGACCTACCTGCCGGAAAACGAAGAGGCGTACCGCCTCCTGAATGAGGGATCCCGGTCACCGGTCGAAGTGGTGGCGAAGGACCCCACGTTCTCGCTCGCCTGGGCGATGCTCGCCGACGATGCTTTCGAGGCGGGCCGAGTGATCGAGTCGTACGCGTACGCGCGCACCGGTTACCACCGTGGTCTGGACGCATTGCGCCGGGCCGGTTGGAAGGGGCACGGCCCCATCCCTTGGGAGCACCGGGCCAACCGCGGGTTCCTGCGCTGCCTTGCCGCCCTCGCCCGTGCCGCCGGCGAGATCAACGAGAAGGACGAAACGGAGCGGTGCTGGCAATTCCTCAAGGACAGCAGCACCGAGGCATACGCCGAGCTGAAGCGGTAA
- the fbaA gene encoding class II fructose-bisphosphate aldolase, whose translation MTRSGQMPIATPEVYNEMLDRAKAGKFAYPAINVTSSQTLHAALRGFAEAESDGIIQISTGGAEFLGGQHNKDMVTGAVALAEFAHVVAAKYGITVALHTDHCPKDKLDGYVRPLLAVSAERVAKGENPLFQSHMWDGSAETLADNLAIGQELLAQAAAARIILEVEITPTGGEEDGVSHEINDELYTTVDDAIRTAEALGLGEKGRYLLAASFGNVHGVYKPGNVVLRPELLKDLQQGVAERFGKADPFDFVFHGGSGSTQEEISTALENGVVKMNIDTDTQYAFTRPVADHMFRNYDGVLKVDGEVGSKKAYDPRSWGKLAEASMAERVVEACRALRSAGTKLK comes from the coding sequence ATCACAAGGAGCGGACAGATGCCCATCGCAACCCCCGAGGTCTACAACGAGATGCTCGACCGGGCGAAGGCAGGCAAGTTCGCCTACCCGGCCATCAACGTGACGTCGTCGCAGACCCTGCACGCCGCCCTGCGCGGCTTCGCCGAGGCCGAGAGCGACGGCATCATCCAGATCTCGACCGGCGGCGCGGAGTTCCTGGGCGGACAGCACAACAAGGACATGGTGACCGGCGCGGTCGCCCTGGCCGAGTTCGCGCACGTCGTCGCCGCGAAGTACGGCATCACGGTCGCGCTCCACACCGACCACTGCCCCAAGGACAAGCTCGACGGCTACGTGCGCCCGCTGCTCGCCGTCTCCGCCGAGCGCGTCGCCAAGGGGGAGAACCCGCTGTTCCAGTCCCACATGTGGGACGGCTCCGCCGAGACCCTCGCCGACAACCTGGCCATCGGCCAGGAGCTGCTCGCCCAGGCCGCCGCCGCCAGGATCATCCTCGAGGTCGAGATCACGCCGACCGGTGGGGAGGAGGACGGCGTCTCCCACGAGATCAACGACGAGCTGTACACGACCGTCGACGACGCGATCCGCACCGCCGAGGCCCTCGGGCTGGGCGAGAAGGGCCGCTACCTGCTGGCCGCCTCCTTCGGCAACGTCCACGGCGTGTACAAGCCGGGCAACGTCGTGCTCCGCCCCGAGCTGCTGAAGGACCTCCAGCAGGGTGTCGCCGAGCGCTTCGGCAAGGCCGACCCGTTCGACTTCGTGTTCCACGGCGGCTCCGGCTCCACGCAGGAGGAGATCTCCACGGCGCTGGAGAACGGCGTCGTCAAGATGAACATCGACACCGACACGCAGTACGCCTTCACCCGCCCGGTCGCGGACCACATGTTCAGGAACTACGACGGTGTCCTGAAGGTCGACGGCGAGGTCGGTTCGAAGAAGGCGTACGACCCGCGCAGCTGGGGCAAGCTCGCCGAGGCGAGCATGGCCGAGCGCGTCGTCGAGGCGTGCCGGGCGCTGCGCTCCGCGGGGACGAAGCTGAAGTAG
- the pyrE gene encoding orotate phosphoribosyltransferase produces the protein MDVRADLLQQIKDKAVVHGRVTLSSGLEADYYVDLRRITLDGAAAPLVGQVMLDLTADLDYDAVGGLTLGADPVATSMLHAAAARGRTLDAFVVRKAAKAHGMQRRVEGPDVKGRRVLVVEDTSTTGGSPLTAVEAVREAGAEVVAVATIVDRATGAGERISGTAGVPYRYAYALEELGLA, from the coding sequence ATGGACGTACGAGCGGATCTGCTCCAGCAGATCAAGGACAAGGCCGTGGTGCACGGCAGGGTGACCCTCTCCTCGGGTCTGGAGGCCGACTACTACGTCGACCTCCGCCGGATCACGCTGGACGGCGCCGCCGCGCCGCTCGTCGGTCAGGTCATGCTCGACCTGACCGCCGACCTCGACTACGACGCGGTGGGCGGCCTGACCCTGGGTGCCGACCCGGTCGCCACGTCGATGCTGCACGCGGCCGCCGCGCGCGGCCGCACGCTGGACGCGTTCGTCGTCCGCAAGGCGGCCAAGGCGCACGGCATGCAGCGCCGCGTCGAGGGACCGGACGTCAAGGGCCGCCGCGTCCTGGTGGTGGAGGACACCTCCACCACCGGCGGCTCCCCGCTGACGGCCGTCGAGGCGGTCCGGGAGGCGGGTGCCGAGGTCGTCGCGGTCGCCACGATCGTGGACCGGGCGACCGGCGCCGGCGAGAGGATCAGCGGGACGGCCGGCGTGCCGTACCGGTACGCGTACGCGCTGGAGGAGCTGGGCCTGGCCTGA